TGGCGTACTCGGCGATCGAGCGGTCGCTGCTGAAGAACCCGCAACGGGCGCAGTTGAGCAACGAACTGCGACTCCAGCCCAGGGGATCGCCCCAGGCCTGGTCCACCGCATTCTGAGCACGGCGGTAATCGGCCGTGTCGGCCATCACCTTGAAGGGATCGCTGCTGCACAGGTTCGCCAGCAGTGGATGGAACAACTCCCGGTCGCCCTCGCTGAAGTGGCCGGAGCCAATCAGATCGATCGCCTCTTTCAGCAGCGGGTCGTTCTCCAGCCAGGGCATCGGGTGGTAACCGATGCGGTCGAGCTCAGTGACCTGCTCGGCGGTGTGGCCGAACAGGAAGAAGTGCTCTGGCCCCACCCGCTCGCGGATCTCCACATTGGCGCCATCGAGCGTGCCGATCGTGAGCGCGCCATTGAGGGACATCTTCATGTTGCCGGTGCCGGAGGCCTCCTTGCCGGCGGTGGAGATCTGCTCGGAGAGATCCACAGCGGGGTAGACCTTCTGGCCGAGGCTGACGCTGAAGTTGGGCAGGAAGACCACCCGCAGGCGCCCGTCCATGGCCGGATCGACGTTGACGATCTGGGCGATGCCACCGATCAGACGAATAATCAGTTTGGCCATCGCGTAACCAGGTGCCGCCTTGCCACCGAAGATGAAGGTGCGTGGGGGCAGCGCTTCGCCGTTGCGCAGCCGCAGGTAACGCTCCACGATCTGCAGGGCCGCCAGGTGCTGGCGCTTGTATTCGTGGATTCGTTTGACCTGCACGTCGAACAGGGAGGCCGGGTCGACCAGCACACCAAGCTCCTGATGGATGGTGGCGGCAAGCCGCTGCTTGGCCTGCTCACGCACGCCCCGCCAGCGATCGAGGAAGCCGCTGTCGCCCACGAACGGCTCGAGCTTATGGAGTTCCTCCAGGTCGCGGCGCCAGGCGCTGCCGATCGACTCATCCAGCAGGGTCGCCAGGGCGGGGTTGGCCACGGCCATCCAGCGCCGGGGTGTGACCCCGTTGGTGACGTTGATGAAGCGCTCGGGCCACAGATCGGCGAACTCGGGGAACAGCTCGCTGCGCACCAGCGCGCTGTGAAGCTCCGCCACCCCGTTGACTTTCTGGCTGCCCACCACGGCCAGGTTGGCCATGCGCACCCGCCGATCGGGGCCATCGGAGATCAGGGAAAGGCGGGAGAGCCGCTCGGAATCGCCGGGATAGCGGAGGCGCACCAGGCGCAGGAAGCGGGCATTGATTTCATAGATGATCTCCAGCTGGCGCGGCAACAGCCAGGCGAACAGCTCGACCCCCCAGGTCTCGAGCGCCTCGGGCAACAGGGTGTGGTTCGTGTAATTGATGCTGGCGGTGGTGATCGACCAGGCGGTGTCCCAGTCGATGCCGTGTTCGTCGATCAGCAGCCGCATCAGCTCAGCCACGGCGATCGCCGGATGGGTGTCGTTGAGCTGAACGGCGAACTTGCGGTGGAAATCGGTGACCGCCAGACCCTGGCCCTTGAGGATGCGGAACATGTCCTGCAGGGAGCAGGAGACAAAAAAGATCTGCTGACTGAGCCGCAGCCGCTTGCCCTGCTCCAGCTCATCGTTGGGATAGAGAACCTTGGAAAGGGTTTCCGATTCGATCTTCTGGAGCACGGCGCGGGTGTAGTCGCCGGCGTTGAAGGAAGCGAAATCGAAGGATTCGGGGGCCTGGGCCGACCACAGCCGCAGGGTGTTGGCGGTGTGGACGCCGTAACCCAGGATCGGGGTGTCGTAGGCCACCCCCTGAACCACCTGACCGCCGATGGTCACCGGGAAGCTCCACTCCGGACGGATCACCTCCCAGGGGTTGCCACCATGCAGCCAGGGATCGGTGCTCTCGTGCTGGGCCCCGTTGATGATCTGCTGGCGGAAGATGCCGAATTCGTAGCGGATGCCGTAGCCGATGGCCGGCAGCTCCAGGCTGGCCATCGATTCTTGATAACAGGCCGCCAGCCGCCCCAGACCACCGTTCCCCAGACCTGGCTCGGGCTCCTCCGCCAGCAGGGAGGCGTAGTCGAGGCCCAGCTCCAAGCAGGCTTCCTGGGCGGCCTCGCGCAGGCCCAGGTTCACCAGGTTGTTCTCCAGGTGAGGGCCGAGCAGGTATTCGGCCGAGAGGTAGGCCACCGTGCGCACGCCCTGGCGCGTGTAGGCCTCGGCGGTGTCCACCCAGCTCTGCAGCAGCTGGTCGCGCACCGCCAGGGACAGGGCGCGGTAGTGGTCGTGGTGGGTGGCCAGCGACGGTGACTTGGCTTGGCTGTAGAAGAGATGACGACGCATCGCCCGGGCCAGGTCATGCCCCTCGGAAGAAACGGTGCGGGTGGCGGTCATGGAGAGATATGAATCCTTGTGCCTGTCCTGACGCGGCAAGGGGGCTGGCGCTGTATCGAACATCACCAATTCGCTATCGCTTCAGAAGCGGGAACCAGGCTCCAGCAGGAAGGCCGCTTCCTCCGGCGTGGAGACCCGCCCCAGCGAAGGCGGTGCTGTCTTCATCCACGTACACGGCGAACAGCGCACAGGCCTGCTCCTGCACCATCAATGGCTCGCTGTGCATCAGCGGCATCAACCAGAAGCGCCACACGTCCGCTGCTCGGAGTCGCCAGGAGCCTCGATCCTCAACAGGGCCTCAAGCCAGGTTCGGGTCAGGCACCAGAGTGAGCCGTTCCACCGCCCGCAGGGGCCAACCGCGTAGCTCGACGAAGGCCTGCAGACGCCTGGCCGCCACCTCGGCATTCACCACCCGCAGGGTCTTGGCGGGATCGGCGGTGAACACCCCCTGGTCGGTGAGCCAGC
Above is a genomic segment from Cyanobium sp. ATX 6F1 containing:
- a CDS encoding DUF924 domain-containing protein, whose amino-acid sequence is MWRFWLMPLMHSEPLMVQEQACALFAVYVDEDSTAFAGAGLHAGGSGLPAGAWFPLLKR
- a CDS encoding glycogen/starch/alpha-glucan phosphorylase, with the translated sequence MTATRTVSSEGHDLARAMRRHLFYSQAKSPSLATHHDHYRALSLAVRDQLLQSWVDTAEAYTRQGVRTVAYLSAEYLLGPHLENNLVNLGLREAAQEACLELGLDYASLLAEEPEPGLGNGGLGRLAACYQESMASLELPAIGYGIRYEFGIFRQQIINGAQHESTDPWLHGGNPWEVIRPEWSFPVTIGGQVVQGVAYDTPILGYGVHTANTLRLWSAQAPESFDFASFNAGDYTRAVLQKIESETLSKVLYPNDELEQGKRLRLSQQIFFVSCSLQDMFRILKGQGLAVTDFHRKFAVQLNDTHPAIAVAELMRLLIDEHGIDWDTAWSITTASINYTNHTLLPEALETWGVELFAWLLPRQLEIIYEINARFLRLVRLRYPGDSERLSRLSLISDGPDRRVRMANLAVVGSQKVNGVAELHSALVRSELFPEFADLWPERFINVTNGVTPRRWMAVANPALATLLDESIGSAWRRDLEELHKLEPFVGDSGFLDRWRGVREQAKQRLAATIHQELGVLVDPASLFDVQVKRIHEYKRQHLAALQIVERYLRLRNGEALPPRTFIFGGKAAPGYAMAKLIIRLIGGIAQIVNVDPAMDGRLRVVFLPNFSVSLGQKVYPAVDLSEQISTAGKEASGTGNMKMSLNGALTIGTLDGANVEIRERVGPEHFFLFGHTAEQVTELDRIGYHPMPWLENDPLLKEAIDLIGSGHFSEGDRELFHPLLANLCSSDPFKVMADTADYRRAQNAVDQAWGDPLGWSRSSLLNCARCGFFSSDRSIAEYASRIWNVEPVPINACAVVPGA